Genomic window (Zingiber officinale cultivar Zhangliang chromosome 2B, Zo_v1.1, whole genome shotgun sequence):
TACCACATCACTCTCTTTACCACTTTTCAGTGTGATGGTCCTGGGTTACTTACATATCTGTCTAATATCTccactataaatgttatatctggtcaagtacaaacttgtgcatataTGAGATTTCCCACTGCTGACGTATATGAGAATtgttccatctcctttatttcaagttcaagttgTAGACACTACtgcaagctgaacttgtcacctcttggcATAGGTATGTCACCAGGTGTACAGTTCTGTATACCATAtcttataagcaccttttcaatataggcatGTTGTGAAAGTCCAAAAATACCTCTTGAACAATCACGATAGATATGTATGCCAAAAAAGAAAGATgattcaccaagatctttcatttcaaaattatcaaatataaatgacttggtttgatgcatcatacccttattattgcttgcaagcaatatatcgtccacatacaaaataagtataacaaacttgctcccacCGAACTTGGCATATATGTACTGATTAATGGGGTtgtctttaaatccaaatgaggtaaccacttgatcaaatttctagTACCACTGACGAGATACCTGCTTTAAACTATAAATAGACTTCTTTAACCtatatactaggtgctttgagtccttagactcagagttctctggttgcaccatatatatagactcctctatgtctctatTAAAGAATGTGGTTTTTACGCCCATTTAATAtagctctaaatcataatgagctacaaatGTCATGAataccctaagggagtctttcgtcgacacaggtgagaaagtcttGTAATTAATGTCTTCTTTATGAGTGAAACCCTTGGTAAAAAGATGAGTCTTATACTTTTTGATATTGCCCCTTGAATCCTGCTtggttttaaatattcatttacaacCAACAGGCTTTTTTCCGTcaggcaattcgacaagttcccaaatttcattatctgtCATAGACTTTAACTCTTTTTGCATGACATTAATCCACCTTTTAgggttagagcattgtttgacttcttggaaagatatAGGATCATCTTTCAACCCTATATCAAagtcatgctcttggagataaacataatcatgagaattCGTGATTCTCCATTCCCTTGTGGATCACTTTAAAGGAacttgtgtttgaggtggttgaggtacttaCTCATCAATATGAGacaatacttcaatttcagtggcaGACTCCTCCAATTGTATTGAAGATGTCATGAAAATGTCTTGGTTCACTACACTCAATAATGTGTAATACCCATAATGTGTGGTATGGTAACCACGCTGCTATTGATCGCATTAGTAGTGACCACAGGAGGATTGTCAATGCATTCCTCAAAAGAAATTTCCCTTACCTTatcactcccactatcctcaatgaacttggcatttcccatttcgaagaaggatctattagagggatcataaaatttatgcCCTCTTGACTTCTCATAATAACCTATAAAATTGCAGTTAACTGTTCTTGAGTCCAGTTTCCTTTTATTAGGCctgtaaggcctagcttcagctggacaacccCAAACGTGTAAATGTCTAATGCTAGGCTTTCTACCCCTCCAAATCTCGAATGAGGTTTAGTTACtgccttactaggtactctattgagtcGGTAAACTGTAATCTTAAGTGCTTTACCGTACAaagactctggtagagaagtgaaagtcatcatacttcttaccatgtcttttagggttcgattgTGACGCTCGGCTATACCATTCTAACTGGGTGTACCAGACATGGTATATTGAGGCACAATCTCACACTCAGCAAGGTAGTTCACAAAAGGTCTTGGatgttgttcacctgatccatctTATCGACCATAATATTCACCTCTACGGTTGAATCAGATGGTTTTAATTTTCTTACATAGTTGAAATTCAACTTtagctttaaaaattttgaacatgtctaaagattgtgatttctcatgaataaaGTACAGATAGTCAAATCtggaatagtcgtctatgaagctaataaaatatgtgtgtctaTTCCAAGATGTCTTAGGGAATAGTCCACAAATGTTCATATGTATTAGTTCTAAAATGTCACTACAACGACTAGTCCCCTtgttccttttgttagtggtcttccccttaACGCACTCTATTCAGATATCAAAGTCTGACATatcaagggaatcgagaattccatgtgacattaactTTTCTAGGCGTTGTTTGGATATATATATCCTAAACACCTATGCCATAATATGAAAGAATTCTCGTCGGACAATTTGTATTTTGTagctatactatgcattattacgTTGTCAATCATAAGAGTAAAGGTGTACAATTTATAAAGATTATCAACAAGAAACCATTaccaaccaacactgaattaaagaaaatattgaagattccatttctaaatgaataagaataacctgatttgtccaaataagaaattgaaattaaattccatcGAAAAAAtggtacaataaatatattttctaaattcagAAAAATATCGATTCCTAAACAAAGTCTAAAAACACTAATTGActcgactttagccttctttccatttcctatatatatgtatctttcaccatcaagcgaaAGTCGGCTTCTGAGATAATCCTATATagttactgttggtgcggttagcactaatgatttaacccatgttttgatgaatgacaaatcaggttaagttagtttgttgttgtctgacactttgatcgagtgtgcaggagaagtccagacaggtcgacgggctgaccggatgtctggcacgaagcctagctaggtcgacgggctgaccggatagctggcacgaagtccaagcgggtcgacgggctgaccggatgcttaggcatgaagtccagctaggtcgacgggctgaccggatagctggcacgaagtccagacgggtcgacgggctgaccggacgtctggcaggtaagtaaggtaagtcactggaggggagtgactgcgaggacgcgttcccaggaagggaacattaggcgtcgatccgacttagatccatttcggatatctaagtcgagatcgtgactagattccggtctcggaaagacggaatctaagtcatactcctttttgctaattcatactcactttgcttttgctaacaatctgtgttgcagggtaaatttacctccggactaacgtttgtcttgcaggacggattctgcgggaaaacagggtccgggcgcccggaaggaatccaagcgcccggaggtccgggcgcccggaagggatccgggcacccgggaggcaaacttcatccaaactcgcgcgtcgccacgtggagcttgctggttggacctgccacgtcccaccagggcgcccgcaagggatccggggcgccccgagcctcatataaaaggagggtcagaggggagcttcaacaCAACAAGTATCAACTGagaatctactgcttgctctgctgctctacgctcctgtgacgccgcgaggctattccgacgaagcgctttcttaagtctaattcttcttctcttgtcggtattttaattctgtcaattcttgtacttaattattttgtaattatcattcaaattgatagtgattgcccaacgaaagtactcacggagtacgggccttcgaataggagtcgtcacaggctccgaacgaagtaaaaattatTGTGTCTgttcttttacttttccgctgcgtacttttgcactcgagttttcgaatcgatattcaccccccccccctctatcgaatgatCACGGTCCTACAGTTACACTTGTGTGAGTAGTAGCaccggtatctatccaccaagtgtcagttGGTACAATAACTAGATTGACTTtcgaactaacaaagttgagaagtttacctttctttacaTGCCAGTTGGCGTACTTGAggcagtctttcttcatatgaccttttTTCTTGCAAAAGAATTAAGTGGATTCTTTATCTTACTTCTGATGCTCCTTACGACCATTGCCTCCAGAATCtgcagtttgttttccttttcctttattattgatcctctttcgttTCTTGCTCGTACTTTGAGAACCATatgctaagtgagcactctcagatgtctcaatctttagtctccctTCCTCTTGTATGCATTGAGCAATGAGCTCATTCAATGCCCACTTtttcttttgagtattatacaatatcttaaaaggagtgaaacATGCAGGCAGAGACATCAAGACGAAATGCACTAACATGTACTTAGACATATCGACttttagtgctttcagacttctcgctatattggacatctccataatgtactcccttatgtttcctttactattgtaccgcatggttaccaacttcgtaagaagtgtggtagtcttgaccttttcatttgaggtgaatcggtctGCTAATTGGTCCAGGAAATTCCTAGCATCTCCTCCCTTTGTTATTGAGCCCTTTATTGGTGCTCGTATGGAAAGCTTCATGACACTCAGacacatgcgatttgatttctcccacagctgaaattatATCCTCTGTTCTATAGTGGTAGCACTGGTCAAAGGTGCAGGACGATCATttcttaatgcatagtctaagtccatgtAGCCTAAGACTACGGTCacgtattctttccattcagcaAAATTCAAACCAGTTAATGTTGGGATATTATTAATGATGGCAGCACCGAAATTTAaatagagaaatttatttaaattcatgatttaattaaagccaagaacatataagtaatataaaattatgtaaataaaatgaaattttaaatgtatataaatgggctctttatgagataccaagtacaacataatgtgtCTTCTTTTGGGCCGACATATTATTTGTTAGtgatactctctaatataactcaaactttaattgaccAAATAATGTGCATTCCTTTGAGCCAACTCATTTTGcacataatatgatactttatatgagttatatttttggTCCATAGCTCACAACAATCTTAATCGGTCACATAATATGTCTTTCTTTGGGCCGACATATTTTGTACATAAtctgaataaaataatattttgttccatagttgtaagctactttatgcatatatctggcataaaagtaaCCTTCTTTTGGGCtgattacttttagcatagatatacgtctaccaaCATTTTGTACTAAACCTACCTAAGATGTCTTCCTTTGTGTCAACACATTATTTTAACTTAGTAGCACGTTGTGTAGATAAACTCAAGAAAATCCTAGATCTTTATTCAAATAGAAATTACTTAATCAGCACGTTGGGtagataaattcaagaaaatcatAGATCTTTATTCAAATAGAAATTACTTAATTAGCCTTAACAGTATAAATTAGGTTTATTTATCGATTGATACCTTATGGTAATCAATTGATATGATCCAATTGATTTTTCAAATCAATCCAAAAATTTATTATATGCGACTATATGATTATATAGAACCCTCCTTTAAGAAACTAAAGCTTCTGGTAAGTCTatgattaaataatattttttaatattatttaatctcTTATTCAtggtattaaaatttatttaatatttttttatatataaacagTGTActgttaaaaaaaagtttaataccatatatatatatataattttctcTTGGCACTGTTTCGGGTTGAAatagtaattttttttctaatgaaATCGTGTTTCAAATTGAAACAGTAGTTTTTTATTTACTACTTCACGTTTAAAACAGAATAAAAAAAACACCGtaattgattaaaatcaaaatttaatcaTCCTGTCACGTATTTAGGCTGagaatcgattaaaaaaaatcttaatcaaTTCACATCTATTCTATTAGATATTTTATGATTGAAaatcaaattaactaattaaatcAATCGATTAAATCATCACTATATGGAAGATGAATCATTTCTTAAGttttttatagaaaatttttttgATGATCAAATATAATTTATACTAGTAAAACTTAATCCAgcataaaatctaaaaaatcgacaaaaactttaactttaaaccatGAAATAGATGAGACAGAGTCAAGATTCTAATACCAATTGATTGTTTTTGTAGAACATAAGTCGCATAAATTCTAAAACACAAAGAACTTACATATAGTAAATACAAGAACATTTAGTTTCAtcaaataaacatgacataagaaaatgAATACATAAATACTGTAATTATGAAGAATCTGAACTCAGTGGAATTGTCATTGTTCTTCGTATAGAGCTCGTCGATCTGACAAACCTATGGAAGAAGATGAATGAGAAGAAGGTTGGTCTTCCGAAGAAATTAGGATTGACAACGTCGAATcctcttcgtcaatggggaacgaaGAGACGTCTCAAAAAGATACCCTAATCCTCTGGGAACTaacccattatatagtgcacattCATTATCAGCCCATAGATGATAATGGATGCAGGTAATGGAttctacacatatgagatccacatccAATAACCCCAAAACTCAATAACTTTAAGTTAGATTACTTAAACGAGTTTGGATCGTATTCACAtgtgcaacttacaaataagctCACCTAATaaggataattatatccaacaagaGATCCACTTGTTGTATACCTAGTTGAAGAGGAGTCAACTCATTCTGCTATCTTGCAAGGTATGATGTTGATTTAATTCTAGGTCTTTCTTTCTTTAAGTCTACGGAGAAGTGCTTGAAGGACGTGAAGTTGGACAATAGCAGCATCAACGATGTCATGATCGCAGTGGGTTTACAAGGATTCTCAAAGTTCAATAACTGCTAGTAGATTTTATGAATTTAATGTAAGATGATATTTCTCCTAGGCTATCACTTGATACTATTCTAAATTTGAGAACGAGTTCTTTTCAATTCGGACGATTGATGCAGAAGAATTCATTGgatctttttttattttagtaaattattcatttttataattttgagttttttttggtattttaagtatttttgtaatttttgtcTTTTGTAACTGTTTTGGATTTTGAGTacgtttaaaaattttaagattatgagtgtgtttataattttttttctttaaaatttattttatttggttcttaaagtttaaaatatatataaacatacGTTTAGTTGTTTGAGGGATGattcttgattattaaatatatttttttagaaaatatgaaGGATGACGgtattttttttcttgtctttTTCTCAATTCCTCCCTTATTGTTAGCCCATAGGATAATTGTTATCCTGTCTAGCATCAAAATCTTGTTTTGTCTGATATTCAGTTGATCTCAACCTATTAGGTTTTCCTttgcccaacatctggtcaactttTACCTATCAAGACTTTTCATtacccaacatctagtcaaccttaacctatcgAGACTTCGTCATTGTTAAACATCCAGTTTTCCTTAACTTGGTTGGACTTCTTGCCTTATGCCtaatatctggtcaaccatgagtTGTTAGAACTTCTCAATTACCAACTGTTTTGTCCTCCGTGACCCACTTTGAACTTTTTCTTTGCCAACTATCTGTTAAAATTTCAATTACCAAGGATTTGATTAATCGaccccgcttggacttctcatcTCATGTCAACTCTCATTGGACTTCTGATCGCTAAGTGTCTGGTCTACTGTAATCCAATTGGATTTCCTATTGTCATGTATctaatcaatcttgacctacttgacatctCACTCAATCACTTAACATATTGATAAAAAATCGAAACTTAAACTCAAGTCACATTGAGCTAGAGTAACCTTGACCAAatgtcaattgcaccaacacatgaTACCTTAGAGATCATGGGACATCATGGCTCATATCTCCCTGTAGTTTGCTGAGTTCGGCTAAATGATCTCGGACGGTTTGGAGGGCAGCTCGGCTCAACTCGAACTAGCTCGACAGATCGAACTAGTTCGACTGGATGGACTAGCTCGACAAATCAAATTAGGTTGGAATGTGGATTAGATTGGTAAGTCAGACTAGGTTGGCAGGTCGAATTAGCTTGACAGGTCAGACCAGGTTGGCAAATTGGACTAGGTCGGTAGCTCAGCTCATGTCAGCAAGTCGACAACTCAGCTTAGGTTAGCAACTCAAACTTTAGATGAATAAACtatttttaacttaaagtttaagTATTTTTAATAACAAGTTAATAGATAATTTTTCCGATTAAGTCACTAATAATAAAGACAATATGAATATAATATACGTTTCGGGTTATCTCATGCCCCTTCTTTAAAAACAATATGAATATAATATACGTTTCGGGTTATCTCATGCCCCTTCTTTAAAAAGGACATTCAGCTAAGACTGAATAAATTCTTATAATTTATCCCTTCTAGAATGTCGTCTTAAAAAGAccgttaaaataattattttattttatttttccatcaTCTAAAAATTTTGTTTTGTTCCAATGTCGATccaacattaaaaaaaaagtacACATGTCATCCATCTACATACCTTTAATCCATTAATAATTTCACCCATACCGACCATacttgattaaaattttattaagacAAACTTCATTCCCATTATTCCCCTAGTTTCGAACTACTATATATAGGACTTAGAAGCAAGGTGTTGCAACAAGTTGTAGGGTCCTCTTTTTGCGCATTGTGATCCCAAAAACTTCACTCATCTCCATCTCCTCACCTTCGTGTAGTTTCCACTCAAACTTATGCATGAGCGTGGCAAGGCCAAGCTCGATGACGGCGATAGCAAACCCAATTCCGGGACAAATTCTCCTTCCGGCACCAAAAGGAGTCAGCTCAAAATGCTGCCCTCGATAGTCGATGTCATTGTCGAGGAACCTCTCCGGTTGGAACTCCTCGACTGTCTCACCCCATGAGATCGAGTCTCGTCCGATGGCCCACACGTTTATCAAGACCCAAGTGTCTTTGGGGATGTGGTACCCTCCGACGGTGGTGTCACGAAGCGATTGTCTCGGGACCAATAACGGCCCTGGTGGATGGAGGCGCATGGCTTCCTTGACGACTGCACGTAGGTAGTCCATTCGAGTCAAGTCGTCCTCGGAGATGTTTGATTTTGAGCCAACTACTTGTCGCACCTCGTGTTGCAATTTCTTCATGACACGTGGATTGCTGACTAACTCCGCCATCGCCCACTCGATAACAATATGGGTCGAGTCCATTCCAGCCGCATACATATCCTGCCCATAACAATATATTaactaataaattcaaaaaaaaaaaaaactttgacttTTATCCAATAAAGTAACTAATtatcttttatttaaaaaaatgataaaattgaCAGTCAAACTCACCATGATCATTGACTTGATGGTGTCCCTCGTCATCAGTCGCTTCATTTCGTCGTCCCCGTCCTTCTGCAGCGACAGCAACACCTCGACGAAGCTCTCAGCCGTCTCCTTCGGCTTCTCACCATCATGATCCCCTTCTCCGGCTGCGGCGCACTCCCTCTCGTTATCCTCAATTATCTGCTCCATAATCTCATCGACTCGGTCCACCATCTTCCTCACTCGGCCGCTGATCATCATCCTTCTCAGGCACGGCAGCAGCGGAAAGCAGTCGCCCACGTGGAGCGTCCCCATGGCGACGGACACGTCCCCCATGATCTCGTCGATGTAGTCTCCCCACGCGGCGTGCCTCGAGCTCTCCCCGAGCATCGCCCGCCCGATCACTTGCTTGGCGAGCGTGTTCAGCACGCGGGTCATGTCGATGGCGCGACCCGGTGCGGAGGCGCAGGCTCCGGCGATGTCCTCCACCATGGATGCCACCTCTTCCTCACGGACGTGTCGAAAGGAGCGCACCATCTTGGCGCTGAGCAAGTGGAGGAGGCTCACCTTCTTGACCTGCTGGCGCAGAATCAGAGATCGAGATCGAGGGATTATAAATTAGATTGAAAATGAACAACAATAATTTCACGCCTGACCTGGCGCCAGTGGTCCCCATAGGGAGCGAAGGCCACATCACGGCCGTTGCGGGTGAACATGTTGGGGACGGTGAGCGACGGTCGGCTAGCGAAGACGTGGTCCTGGTGCTTCATGACCTCGCGGGCCATGTCGGCCGACGACACCACGAGAGCGGGCACCTGGCCGAGTCGGAGGAGCATGAGCGGGCCGTGGCGCCTCGACATGGCTTGGAGAGAGCGGTGGGGGAGCGAGCCGAGCTGGTGGAGGTTTCCGATGATGGGGAACCGCCAGGGGGAAGGTGGGTGCAGCAACTTGGGCTTCTTGGCTGAGGAGCGCCAGCGGTGTCGAAAGAGAGTAACTGCAGGGAGCATGATGAAGACGACGACGATGAAGAAGagatggaggaggagaagagggtgGGTGAGCGAGCGCAGGGGAAGAAGATCCATGGCTGCCGGTGCCGTCCGAGTACAGTTGGGCCGGAGTAATATAGGGCGGAAGGAAGGGAGAGGACAATCGTTATTGCTTTTCAGTCCAGTCtaaataataataagataattttcttaaaactacaccaataaaaaaataaaaataaaaatagaaagcaaatctcaaaatatatatatatatatatatatttatttattgatcTCTTGCACGACTCGCACGTTGCACGAGCGTCGCGCGGACATCAATTAATAGTGttatttgttttaatttgtttttatttttttaatattttaaattaaaaaaattaatttaaaaaattaacattttcttatataaatttctaatacattaatatattccCCCaatatattacaatactcaataaatacttaaattacttttattttaattttttttaaaatcaaacactataatttaattgagaaatctgaaccctagaggtaaaatctaaaaaaataaaaataactttgatactataacccaaagtctgaacctagaggtaaaatctaaaaaaaaaaatagctttgatactataattcAAAATCTGAACCCTAgaagtaaaatctaaaaaaaaaaatagctttgatactataattcaaaacctgaaccctagaagtaaaatctaaaaaaaaaaatagttttgatactataacccaaagcctgaatcttaaatagctttgatactataactcaaagtctgaaccctagagataaaatataaaaaaaaaaataactttgatactataactcaaagcctgaaccccagaggtaaaatctaaaaaagaaaTAGCTTTGATGCTATAACCCAAAGTTTGAatcctagaaataaaattataaaaaaatattttaattatttttttaattcaaaaattaaaaaaattaaaaaaaaaactaaaatcggTGATATCCTGCGCGCGCACAGTCGCACATTATTCGGACGCGTAAGATATTAAattcgtgtatatatatatatatatataaacttttgtTTAAGAATACTACGTCGTTATACTTGAATTTTATCTCGTCGTCTTTAATACTACAATATAAACGGGCAGGATTCTCTGGTCTCAGATCCTCCAATATAAAAGGTCAATTATGATCAGAATAATACAATTATGACTAGAATACTACAGTAGAGTATTATTTTTGATGCGTAATCTAACTATATAATTTTGAAAGTAGACCGTCTTTTATTGTCTAGtgaataaatttgaaataaaacTTAGATCACAAGTAAATCGATGAATAATTTTGATTCTCCTAATTGTAGAGATTTTATTTtgaatctaaatttttaaaaaataaaaataaaaaacttttataATCGTCcagcttcttttaatttatcaaatagtTTAT
Coding sequences:
- the LOC122048148 gene encoding cytochrome P450 71A1-like, with amino-acid sequence MDLLPLRSLTHPLLLLHLFFIVVVFIMLPAVTLFRHRWRSSAKKPKLLHPPSPWRFPIIGNLHQLGSLPHRSLQAMSRRHGPLMLLRLGQVPALVVSSADMAREVMKHQDHVFASRPSLTVPNMFTRNGRDVAFAPYGDHWRQVKKVSLLHLLSAKMVRSFRHVREEEVASMVEDIAGACASAPGRAIDMTRVLNTLAKQVIGRAMLGESSRHAAWGDYIDEIMGDVSVAMGTLHVGDCFPLLPCLRRMMISGRVRKMVDRVDEIMEQIIEDNERECAAAGEGDHDGEKPKETAESFVEVLLSLQKDGDDEMKRLMTRDTIKSMIMDMYAAGMDSTHIVIEWAMAELVSNPRVMKKLQHEVRQVVGSKSNISEDDLTRMDYLRAVVKEAMRLHPPGPLLVPRQSLRDTTVGGYHIPKDTWVLINVWAIGRDSISWGETVEEFQPERFLDNDIDYRGQHFELTPFGAGRRICPGIGFAIAVIELGLATLMHKFEWKLHEGEEMEMSEVFGITMRKKRTLQLVATPCF